GACCGGTGGCGCCGGAGAGGCTGTGTCCGCCCATGCCACCGCCGATCTCTCGGCCCTGGAATTCGATCACAACATCCACCGCATTCATGACGCGATCGTACTGGGCATCCGTGATTATTTCGGGAAGATGGGATTCAAACAGGCCATCCTCGGCTCTTCCGGGGGGATCGACAGCGCGGTGACGCTGGCCCTGGCCTGTAAAGCACTTGGCAGGAAGAACGTGCGCGCCGTGCTGATGCCATCGCCCTATTCCACCGAACATTCGGTGGATGATGCCGTGGCCTTGTCGAAGAACCTGGAGAATCCTTACGACATCATCCGTATCAACAATATTTATGAGAGCTTCCTGGAAACGCTGGACCCTTATTTTATGGGGCTGCCTTTCAACGTAGCCGAAGAAAATACCCAGTCCCGCATCCGGGGAAACCTGCTGATGGCGTTGTCCAACAAATTCGGGTACATCCTGCTCAATACCTCCAATAAAAGCGAGCTGTCCACCGGTTACGGCACCCTGTATGGCGATATGGCCGGCGGTCTCTCCGTGCTCGGAGACGTGTACAAGATGCAGGTATATGCCCTGGCCCGCTACATCAACCGCGGGCGGGAGGTCATCCCGGTGAATATCATCGATAAAGCCCCTTCCGCCGAATTGCGCCCCAACCAGAAGGACAGCGACAGCCTGCCGGACTATGCCGTGCTGGACAGGATACTGTACCAGTACATTGAAAGACGCCAGGGGCCGCGCGAGATCATCGAACAGGGCTTTGATGCGGCACTGGTGGCAAGGGCGCTGAAACTGGTGAATACCAATGAATACAAGCGCAACCAGTTCTGCCCCATTATCCGCGTATCATCAAAAGCCTTCGGCGTAGGCCGCCGGGTGCCGATCGTAGGGAAATATTTGAGTTAAGGGAGAAGCCCGTTATCTTTGTCCAAATTCAACAGTAATAATGTTACAGGTACAATTTATTCGTCAAAACAAGGAATTGGTGCTGGAAAGGCTTGCGCTCAAACATTTTTCAGAGCCGGGCCTCGTGGAGGAGATCATAACGCTGGACGACCGGCGGAAGAAGCTGACACTGGAATATGATGAAACCCAGGCGAAAGTGAATGCGGCATCGAAGGAGATCGGAAAACTGATGGCATCGGGAGACAAGGCTGCCGCCGAAGCCCGCAAGCAGGATGTAGCGAACTATAAACAGGCCCTTGGCCCGATTGACGAATCATTGCGATCCACCGAACAATTATTGCAGGACACGCTTGTGAAGC
This genomic stretch from Chitinophaga sp. XS-30 harbors:
- a CDS encoding NAD+ synthase is translated as MKIFLAQQNYHIGNFEANTARIISAIQEAAQQGADLVLFSELCVCGYPPRDFLEFEDFIAKCYAAIDEIKAHTGEVAVLLGAPCRNPVKEGKDLFNAAWFLYEGEVQQVVHKTLLPTYDVFDEHRYFEPGYEWKVIPFKGKKLAVTICEDIWNLGDNPLYRICPMDQLMEQQPDVMLNLSASPFDYDHDESRKEIIRANVRKYRLPMYYCNTVGSQTEIVFDGGSMVFDAQGNIVKELPYFEEALDHVELDTLTGGAGEAVSAHATADLSALEFDHNIHRIHDAIVLGIRDYFGKMGFKQAILGSSGGIDSAVTLALACKALGRKNVRAVLMPSPYSTEHSVDDAVALSKNLENPYDIIRINNIYESFLETLDPYFMGLPFNVAEENTQSRIRGNLLMALSNKFGYILLNTSNKSELSTGYGTLYGDMAGGLSVLGDVYKMQVYALARYINRGREVIPVNIIDKAPSAELRPNQKDSDSLPDYAVLDRILYQYIERRQGPREIIEQGFDAALVARALKLVNTNEYKRNQFCPIIRVSSKAFGVGRRVPIVGKYLS